A part of Anolis sagrei isolate rAnoSag1 chromosome 3, rAnoSag1.mat, whole genome shotgun sequence genomic DNA contains:
- the TCEANC gene encoding transcription elongation factor A N-terminal and central domain-containing protein isoform X2 has protein sequence MSGGDERQDLLGCSSPPVELASQRGFEMSNTKVLTSRADCIEKLLSERKYQDIGIHLTYLETIDITIDDLQETDVAKAVFRVFKNCPSVVLKKKAKHLLSKWKAVYKKHCSPSVQLHLGLSENANEDSDHLQVVSEDINPLGKLNQQEKLCPASPSLASESPSSNAGSCVQKDNTTEPDLGNANSISETGQQYSPIVAVRAKCTQLLYEALTDSSTSNEEIAKHHKTAEEIEQHIFALHANNDKKYKNCIRSKVSNLKNPKNSHLKHSLHIGVLTPQTFASMSAVEMAHDELKQLRASYTKSAVQEHQLPQKINGTLTNKIKCRRCEKFNCTVTVIARGALFLPGWVRSTDPDEQMMTYVICNECGEQWYHSRWNCL, from the exons atgtctggtggggatgagagacaggaccttcttggctGTAGCtctccacctgtggaactcgcttcccaacgag gATTTGAAATGTCTAATACAAAAGTCCTCACATCTAGAGCTGACTGTATAGAGAAGCTACTGTCAGAAAGAAAATACCAAGATATTGGGATTCATCTTACATATCTTGAAACGATTGATATCACTATAGATGACTTGCAAGAGACTGATGTGGCCAAAGCTGTGTTCAGAGTCTTCAAGAATTGTCCCTCCGTGGTCCTGAAAAAGAAGGCAAAGCACTTGCTCTCAAAGTGGAAAGCAGTTTATAAAAAGCATTGCAGTCCATCAGTACAACTTCATTTGGGGTTATCTGAAAATGCAAATGAGGATTCAGATCATCTTCAAGTAGTCTCTGAAGATATAAACCCTTTGGGAAAATTGAACCAGCAGGAAAAATTGTGTCCTGCCAGTCCCAGTCTGGCATCAGAAAGCCCTTCAAGTAATGCTGGAAGTTGTGTGCAGAAAGATAATACAACGGAACCAGATCTGGGAAACGCCAATTCTATTAGTGAAACAGGCCAACAGTATAGTCCCATTGTGGCTGTGAGGGCGAAATGCACACAACTTCTTTATGAAGCATTGACTGATTCCTCAACAAGTAATGAAGAAATTGCAAAGCACCACAAAACAGCTGAAGAAATTGAACAACACATTTTTGCACTTCATGCTAACAATGATAAAAAGTACAAAAATTGCATCCGGAGCAAAGTTTCCAACttgaaaaatccaaaaaattCTCACTTAAAACATAgcctgcatattggagttctcaCTCCTCAGACATTTGCTAGTATGTCTGCAGTGGAAATGGCACATGATGAACTAAAGCAGCTTCGGGCTTCGTATACAAAATCAGCTGTTCAGGAACACCagcttccccagaagatcaatGGTACacttacaaataaaataaaatgtcggCGCTGTGAAAAATTTAATTGCACTGTGACTGTGATAGCCAGGGGAGCTCTTTTCCTTCCTGGTTGGGTACGAAGCACAGATCCAGATGAGCAAATGATGACCTACGTAATATGTAATGAATGTGGGGAACAGTGGTACCACAGCAGGTGGAATTGTTTATGA
- the TCEANC gene encoding transcription elongation factor A N-terminal and central domain-containing protein isoform X1, with translation MHIPLRPALQFKIIWGDPALAPASVTNMSGGDERQDLLGCSSPPVELASQRGFEMSNTKVLTSRADCIEKLLSERKYQDIGIHLTYLETIDITIDDLQETDVAKAVFRVFKNCPSVVLKKKAKHLLSKWKAVYKKHCSPSVQLHLGLSENANEDSDHLQVVSEDINPLGKLNQQEKLCPASPSLASESPSSNAGSCVQKDNTTEPDLGNANSISETGQQYSPIVAVRAKCTQLLYEALTDSSTSNEEIAKHHKTAEEIEQHIFALHANNDKKYKNCIRSKVSNLKNPKNSHLKHSLHIGVLTPQTFASMSAVEMAHDELKQLRASYTKSAVQEHQLPQKINGTLTNKIKCRRCEKFNCTVTVIARGALFLPGWVRSTDPDEQMMTYVICNECGEQWYHSRWNCL, from the exons atgcatatTCCGCTACGtcccgccttgcagtttaagatcatctggggagaccctgctctcgctcctgccagcGTCACAAatatgtctggtggggatgagagacaggaccttcttggctGTAGCtctccacctgtggaactcgcttcccaacgag gATTTGAAATGTCTAATACAAAAGTCCTCACATCTAGAGCTGACTGTATAGAGAAGCTACTGTCAGAAAGAAAATACCAAGATATTGGGATTCATCTTACATATCTTGAAACGATTGATATCACTATAGATGACTTGCAAGAGACTGATGTGGCCAAAGCTGTGTTCAGAGTCTTCAAGAATTGTCCCTCCGTGGTCCTGAAAAAGAAGGCAAAGCACTTGCTCTCAAAGTGGAAAGCAGTTTATAAAAAGCATTGCAGTCCATCAGTACAACTTCATTTGGGGTTATCTGAAAATGCAAATGAGGATTCAGATCATCTTCAAGTAGTCTCTGAAGATATAAACCCTTTGGGAAAATTGAACCAGCAGGAAAAATTGTGTCCTGCCAGTCCCAGTCTGGCATCAGAAAGCCCTTCAAGTAATGCTGGAAGTTGTGTGCAGAAAGATAATACAACGGAACCAGATCTGGGAAACGCCAATTCTATTAGTGAAACAGGCCAACAGTATAGTCCCATTGTGGCTGTGAGGGCGAAATGCACACAACTTCTTTATGAAGCATTGACTGATTCCTCAACAAGTAATGAAGAAATTGCAAAGCACCACAAAACAGCTGAAGAAATTGAACAACACATTTTTGCACTTCATGCTAACAATGATAAAAAGTACAAAAATTGCATCCGGAGCAAAGTTTCCAACttgaaaaatccaaaaaattCTCACTTAAAACATAgcctgcatattggagttctcaCTCCTCAGACATTTGCTAGTATGTCTGCAGTGGAAATGGCACATGATGAACTAAAGCAGCTTCGGGCTTCGTATACAAAATCAGCTGTTCAGGAACACCagcttccccagaagatcaatGGTACacttacaaataaaataaaatgtcggCGCTGTGAAAAATTTAATTGCACTGTGACTGTGATAGCCAGGGGAGCTCTTTTCCTTCCTGGTTGGGTACGAAGCACAGATCCAGATGAGCAAATGATGACCTACGTAATATGTAATGAATGTGGGGAACAGTGGTACCACAGCAGGTGGAATTGTTTATGA
- the TCEANC gene encoding transcription elongation factor A N-terminal and central domain-containing protein isoform X3: MSNTKVLTSRADCIEKLLSERKYQDIGIHLTYLETIDITIDDLQETDVAKAVFRVFKNCPSVVLKKKAKHLLSKWKAVYKKHCSPSVQLHLGLSENANEDSDHLQVVSEDINPLGKLNQQEKLCPASPSLASESPSSNAGSCVQKDNTTEPDLGNANSISETGQQYSPIVAVRAKCTQLLYEALTDSSTSNEEIAKHHKTAEEIEQHIFALHANNDKKYKNCIRSKVSNLKNPKNSHLKHSLHIGVLTPQTFASMSAVEMAHDELKQLRASYTKSAVQEHQLPQKINGTLTNKIKCRRCEKFNCTVTVIARGALFLPGWVRSTDPDEQMMTYVICNECGEQWYHSRWNCL; the protein is encoded by the coding sequence ATGTCTAATACAAAAGTCCTCACATCTAGAGCTGACTGTATAGAGAAGCTACTGTCAGAAAGAAAATACCAAGATATTGGGATTCATCTTACATATCTTGAAACGATTGATATCACTATAGATGACTTGCAAGAGACTGATGTGGCCAAAGCTGTGTTCAGAGTCTTCAAGAATTGTCCCTCCGTGGTCCTGAAAAAGAAGGCAAAGCACTTGCTCTCAAAGTGGAAAGCAGTTTATAAAAAGCATTGCAGTCCATCAGTACAACTTCATTTGGGGTTATCTGAAAATGCAAATGAGGATTCAGATCATCTTCAAGTAGTCTCTGAAGATATAAACCCTTTGGGAAAATTGAACCAGCAGGAAAAATTGTGTCCTGCCAGTCCCAGTCTGGCATCAGAAAGCCCTTCAAGTAATGCTGGAAGTTGTGTGCAGAAAGATAATACAACGGAACCAGATCTGGGAAACGCCAATTCTATTAGTGAAACAGGCCAACAGTATAGTCCCATTGTGGCTGTGAGGGCGAAATGCACACAACTTCTTTATGAAGCATTGACTGATTCCTCAACAAGTAATGAAGAAATTGCAAAGCACCACAAAACAGCTGAAGAAATTGAACAACACATTTTTGCACTTCATGCTAACAATGATAAAAAGTACAAAAATTGCATCCGGAGCAAAGTTTCCAACttgaaaaatccaaaaaattCTCACTTAAAACATAgcctgcatattggagttctcaCTCCTCAGACATTTGCTAGTATGTCTGCAGTGGAAATGGCACATGATGAACTAAAGCAGCTTCGGGCTTCGTATACAAAATCAGCTGTTCAGGAACACCagcttccccagaagatcaatGGTACacttacaaataaaataaaatgtcggCGCTGTGAAAAATTTAATTGCACTGTGACTGTGATAGCCAGGGGAGCTCTTTTCCTTCCTGGTTGGGTACGAAGCACAGATCCAGATGAGCAAATGATGACCTACGTAATATGTAATGAATGTGGGGAACAGTGGTACCACAGCAGGTGGAATTGTTTATGA